One segment of Methanolinea mesophila DNA contains the following:
- a CDS encoding ABC transporter ATP-binding protein, producing the protein MIGLEGISVTFGRFAVRDVDLSVNPGEYFFLMGPSGAGKTVLLETIAGLHAPDRGAVRVGPGEVTRLPPEARRIGFVYQDYSLFPHYTVEENVGFGMKMTGVPLAARKERTEELLARFGILPLRDRLPGTLSGGEQQRVALARALAPGPSVLLLDEPFAALDAGSRDRCMKELRSLHRESGLTILQVSHSRDEAYALADRVAVMDQGRIVQTGTRKEVFESPSHPASATIAGYENMIPGVVVGAGDGIAVMAGDLTIRGEGNVRPGDRALACIRAARIKLISPSGLPGEDEIRVRGTISSLIPGDSSTKVGITGPVDLQALVPLEDPPGLVIGSPVTVAFSPDDVHIVRVSDTGRKER; encoded by the coding sequence ATGATAGGGCTTGAGGGTATCTCGGTGACCTTCGGCCGGTTCGCGGTCCGCGACGTTGACCTTTCGGTGAATCCCGGCGAGTATTTCTTCCTCATGGGGCCCTCGGGTGCCGGGAAGACCGTGCTGCTCGAGACGATCGCCGGGCTGCACGCCCCGGACAGGGGGGCCGTCCGGGTCGGGCCCGGTGAAGTCACCCGGCTCCCCCCGGAAGCACGCCGGATAGGGTTCGTGTACCAGGACTATTCCCTGTTTCCCCACTACACGGTGGAAGAGAATGTCGGGTTCGGGATGAAGATGACGGGAGTGCCGCTGGCGGCAAGAAAGGAGAGGACAGAGGAGCTCCTTGCCCGTTTCGGCATCCTCCCGCTCCGGGACCGGCTCCCGGGCACCCTCTCCGGGGGGGAACAGCAGCGGGTCGCCCTCGCCCGCGCTCTCGCTCCCGGGCCTTCGGTCCTCCTTCTCGACGAACCCTTCGCAGCGCTGGACGCGGGTTCCCGGGACCGGTGCATGAAGGAATTGCGCTCGCTCCACCGGGAGAGCGGCCTGACAATCCTCCAGGTAAGCCACTCCAGGGACGAGGCCTACGCGCTCGCCGACCGGGTGGCGGTCATGGACCAGGGCAGGATCGTCCAGACCGGGACCAGGAAAGAGGTGTTCGAATCCCCTTCCCACCCGGCGAGCGCGACCATCGCCGGCTACGAGAACATGATACCGGGCGTGGTCGTGGGAGCGGGAGACGGGATCGCGGTCATGGCCGGGGATCTGACCATCCGGGGAGAAGGGAACGTACGTCCGGGTGACCGTGCCCTGGCCTGCATCCGTGCCGCCAGGATCAAACTGATCTCCCCCTCCGGACTTCCGGGGGAAGATGAGATCCGTGTCCGGGGTACGATATCTTCGCTCATCCCCGGAGACAGCTCGACAAAGGTGGGGATAACGGGTCCCGTAGACCTGCAGGCGCTGGTCCCCCTCGAGGACCCCCCCGGACTGGTGATCGGGTCCCCGGTGACCGTTGCATTCTCCCCTGACGACGTGCACATCGTCAGGGTCTCCGATACCGGGAGGAAGGAGCGGTGA
- a CDS encoding ABC transporter permease, giving the protein MSGNAGPPAGKKRSGIDTSLLAFWLPGALMIGLIVLALATIAIPALSNPEGLSAAVTDSEVIHSLLLTFAAGANAVFILFILGTPLAYALARTETRWKGFLESLVDLPLILPHTVAGLMIYLLFMARGPLGAPFADIGIFFEDAYPGIVAAMTFVAIPYYVNAVRSGFDQIPVHLENVARTLGASRLRVFRYVSLPLCTRPILYGCLLAWGRAIGEFAAVIMIAYFPLVISTLIFYRFTTGGLAESTGIAFIMIVLSGLIFLVFRLLTARKGRYDDRA; this is encoded by the coding sequence ATGAGTGGTAACGCCGGGCCTCCGGCAGGAAAAAAACGGTCGGGCATTGACACCTCGCTCCTGGCTTTCTGGCTCCCCGGCGCCCTGATGATCGGGCTGATCGTGCTTGCCCTGGCCACGATCGCCATTCCCGCGCTTTCCAACCCGGAAGGCCTGTCGGCCGCGGTAACCGACAGCGAGGTGATACACTCCCTCCTGCTCACCTTCGCGGCAGGGGCGAATGCGGTCTTCATCCTTTTCATCCTCGGCACGCCCCTTGCGTACGCGCTCGCCCGCACGGAGACCCGGTGGAAGGGGTTCCTCGAAAGCCTGGTCGACCTGCCCCTGATCCTCCCCCACACCGTCGCAGGGCTGATGATCTACCTGTTATTCATGGCCAGGGGGCCCCTGGGTGCGCCTTTCGCGGACATCGGGATCTTTTTCGAGGACGCGTACCCGGGGATCGTGGCGGCGATGACCTTCGTCGCGATCCCTTACTACGTCAACGCCGTGCGTTCGGGGTTCGACCAGATCCCCGTGCACCTGGAGAACGTGGCCCGGACTCTCGGCGCCTCGCGTCTCCGGGTCTTCCGGTACGTCTCCCTCCCGCTCTGCACCAGGCCGATCCTCTACGGGTGCCTGCTTGCCTGGGGCCGGGCCATCGGGGAATTCGCCGCCGTGATCATGATCGCATATTTCCCTCTGGTCATCTCCACCCTCATATTCTACCGATTCACGACCGGCGGACTCGCCGAGAGCACGGGGATCGCGTTCATCATGATCGTCCTCAGCGGGCTGATCTTCCTGGTCTTCCGGCTGCTGACCGCCCGGAAAGGGAGGTACGATGATAGGGCTTGA
- a CDS encoding PKD domain-containing protein — protein MKLIENECVIAILCIFAAFLVAVPPMAAAGTTNVTILKYASDGMTVLNQTTVDFQWMQTNLPVYGDGYTHYYHQGPVMNDTIADKWNPSENDPVILTKDMGAVKGTDVKDLCNLAGGMSPGDYNVTLKAPDGFKKAFAYSSVYTPTARAGKIVLTWYKAGEGYVNGNYNAGMRNVMFSDTTTNPWHVNVFGLWDMHESYPEEFWYFYQPGLPSTTGLSVQNINQVLIFSDFPVASFSANTTSGYSPLTVSFSDESTGTGITSWQWGFGDGNTSGLQNPGHTYPSAGNYTVTLTVTNAQGSDPTTRVEYIEVLQGPVAFPGKTNLPTDPDGDGIYEDMNGNGFSDFNDVVLFFKQMEWVQANEPIVLFDFNHNGIIDFNDIVRLFKEI, from the coding sequence ATGAAATTAATCGAAAATGAGTGCGTTATAGCTATTCTCTGTATTTTTGCGGCATTCCTGGTGGCGGTGCCACCTATGGCAGCCGCAGGTACCACGAACGTCACCATCCTGAAGTATGCGAGCGACGGAATGACGGTCCTCAATCAGACGACCGTTGACTTCCAATGGATGCAGACCAATCTCCCGGTCTACGGGGACGGGTACACCCATTACTATCACCAGGGCCCTGTGATGAACGATACCATCGCGGACAAGTGGAACCCGTCGGAGAACGATCCCGTAATCCTGACCAAGGATATGGGCGCCGTGAAAGGCACCGACGTCAAGGACCTCTGCAACCTCGCCGGGGGGATGTCGCCCGGGGACTATAATGTCACCCTTAAGGCACCTGACGGTTTTAAGAAAGCTTTTGCCTATTCCAGCGTGTATACGCCAACGGCCCGTGCCGGGAAGATCGTACTCACCTGGTACAAAGCCGGCGAAGGCTACGTGAACGGCAACTACAACGCCGGTATGCGGAATGTGATGTTCTCCGATACGACGACCAACCCCTGGCATGTGAACGTCTTCGGCCTCTGGGACATGCACGAATCGTACCCCGAGGAGTTCTGGTACTTCTACCAGCCCGGACTTCCTAGCACCACCGGCCTCTCGGTGCAGAACATCAACCAGGTCCTGATATTCTCGGACTTCCCGGTCGCTTCGTTCTCCGCCAATACGACCTCGGGCTATTCTCCCCTTACCGTGTCCTTCTCGGACGAGTCGACCGGAACGGGAATAACGTCCTGGCAGTGGGGCTTCGGTGACGGAAACACTTCCGGACTGCAAAACCCGGGCCATACCTACCCGTCCGCGGGCAATTACACCGTCACCCTGACGGTCACCAATGCCCAGGGGAGCGATCCCACGACCAGGGTCGAGTACATCGAGGTATTGCAGGGACCGGTTGCGTTCCCGGGGAAGACGAACCTTCCCACCGACCCCGACGGGGACGGGATATACGAGGACATGAACGGGAACGGATTTTCGGACTTTAACGACGTGGTCCTGTTCTTCAAACAGATGGAATGGGTCCAGGCGAACGAACCGATCGTGCTCTTCGACTTCAATCACAACGGCATTATCGATTTTAACGATATTGTGCGGTTATTTAAGGAGATCTGA
- a CDS encoding PEGA domain-containing protein encodes MSPHHRRGRDSGKRGRHLAVVFLLASVVCLAAILPAAGTSTELHIVKLASDGYTILRETRVTWQWMEQNLPVRGDGTTHYYLQGPVFVENQDDRWNPAEDTNVQEKDMGAVKGTDVRDLCDLVGGMAEGDVLTVKANDGFSREFAYENIYAPSSRQGPVVIAWYQAAQGYVPLYQDGMRLLFLADSSSNPWGIHAMGVWDWHESADEQYWYYYYDGTQRYPTTTGLSVRSVSELSIASQEEPAGSVRVTSEPEGAAVTLDSMETGLTTPCTISDLYPGPYMVGVVLAGYDTPGEQEVEVVHGETAEVSFTLEKSADSGYTTGDGGDSSLSDGSGGSGTLPLRREGSVPGDLAVIPLTGLGEVMRSGESRNPVPDYALPGNFTPVCLCIFSADYSNPRNPARTSPEMELAIDGAVVPSGEIATDTSPGGAAGLVATECWDLAGIPVREGSTITLRMKGEPGATCAVRGGVLVSGVDRVSGSSTRYWMFEGADATQASSGMESAESETRFEFSPGAAGLPGTLSLILVTTGRQRENDIPGFQVQINENILTGSFSVPHGEMWIGELSIPALTPGTRVSGVVKTLGSPEGGLFTENRIVIIAGRVMDARGTDVVTTGTPAGELPDTIADAPAEIVVTTLATAPPTGSGASPAETPSTGAPLVAPPPASALERIIDAIFSFIFAVSGAPPISYENSSGTSTGPGEGSQPGGGGSDENPAEVPVEYTPDSGTGQVVGQPVLPAGTGNSTDPGAAPATPGEEGRITPYGGLYLESLPSDISLKIDNKPVTQSLPCVVYGLKAGSHLVRADLSAGGGRPGTARSVRTWVYPGAVMPLRLDLIGVQELISTRIVTGDGSAVSFTVDGHYPVRKAPTEVEMGGPGSFITALKDGAYLSCTPPPAYSGTPLVTIPAAGATGLHTLEVESSPAGGEVFIDGVRTERTTPCRVENVSEGLHRVTVSLAGYIPGESVIDVPVSRDPVVKSPVRFTLERYPWGDLEVRGGTEGADIFLDGFATGEKTPATLRYIPIGVHEVTLRLGDRSKASDVTVRPGELIRCSVTLE; translated from the coding sequence ATGTCCCCGCATCACCGTCGCGGTCGGGATAGCGGAAAAAGGGGGCGGCACCTCGCGGTAGTCTTTCTGCTTGCCTCCGTCGTATGCCTGGCCGCGATCCTCCCGGCGGCAGGCACCTCCACCGAACTCCATATCGTGAAACTGGCCTCGGACGGGTACACCATCCTGAGAGAGACCAGGGTCACCTGGCAGTGGATGGAACAGAACCTCCCCGTCAGGGGCGACGGGACCACTCACTATTACCTCCAGGGCCCGGTCTTCGTGGAGAACCAGGACGACCGCTGGAACCCTGCCGAGGACACCAACGTCCAGGAGAAGGACATGGGCGCCGTGAAAGGGACCGACGTGCGGGACCTCTGCGACCTGGTGGGGGGTATGGCAGAGGGGGATGTGCTCACGGTGAAGGCGAACGACGGCTTCTCCCGGGAGTTCGCCTATGAAAATATCTACGCCCCGTCATCCCGGCAGGGGCCGGTAGTTATCGCCTGGTACCAGGCTGCGCAGGGGTACGTCCCTTTGTACCAGGACGGGATGCGGCTCCTCTTCCTCGCCGATTCCTCCTCCAATCCGTGGGGGATCCACGCGATGGGGGTATGGGACTGGCACGAGAGTGCTGACGAGCAGTACTGGTACTACTATTACGACGGTACCCAGCGCTATCCCACCACCACCGGCCTTTCCGTCCGCTCGGTGAGCGAGCTCTCCATCGCCAGCCAGGAGGAGCCCGCGGGCTCCGTCCGCGTGACCTCGGAGCCGGAGGGAGCGGCCGTGACCCTCGATTCCATGGAAACGGGTCTTACCACCCCCTGCACGATATCCGATCTCTATCCCGGCCCGTACATGGTGGGAGTGGTGCTGGCGGGGTACGACACCCCGGGAGAACAGGAGGTCGAGGTGGTCCACGGAGAGACCGCGGAAGTATCCTTCACTCTGGAGAAAAGCGCAGATTCGGGGTACACGACCGGAGACGGCGGGGATTCTTCACTGTCCGACGGATCGGGGGGATCCGGGACGCTCCCGCTCCGGAGGGAGGGGTCAGTTCCGGGCGACCTGGCGGTAATCCCGCTTACCGGGCTCGGGGAGGTCATGCGATCCGGAGAAAGCCGGAACCCGGTGCCGGACTATGCCCTGCCCGGAAACTTCACCCCGGTCTGCCTCTGTATCTTTTCGGCCGATTATTCGAACCCCCGGAACCCGGCACGCACCTCCCCCGAGATGGAGCTCGCCATCGACGGGGCCGTCGTACCCTCCGGTGAGATCGCTACGGATACGTCTCCTGGCGGGGCTGCGGGTCTTGTCGCCACCGAATGCTGGGATCTTGCCGGTATACCCGTCAGGGAGGGCTCAACAATTACCCTCCGAATGAAGGGAGAACCGGGGGCGACATGTGCGGTACGGGGCGGGGTCCTTGTTTCGGGCGTGGACCGGGTTTCCGGATCGTCGACACGGTACTGGATGTTCGAGGGCGCTGATGCGACGCAGGCGTCTTCCGGGATGGAGAGTGCGGAGAGCGAGACCCGTTTCGAGTTCTCTCCGGGGGCCGCGGGACTTCCGGGAACGTTGAGCCTTATCCTGGTGACAACAGGCAGGCAACGGGAGAACGACATACCAGGGTTCCAGGTTCAGATAAACGAGAATATTCTCACGGGATCTTTTTCCGTGCCGCATGGGGAGATGTGGATTGGAGAGCTCAGCATCCCCGCACTCACCCCTGGGACGCGGGTCAGCGGGGTGGTAAAAACCCTGGGATCGCCCGAAGGAGGCCTCTTTACAGAGAACAGGATTGTTATCATCGCAGGCCGGGTCATGGACGCCCGGGGAACGGACGTGGTTACGACGGGCACTCCGGCCGGTGAACTACCTGATACTATTGCTGACGCACCCGCGGAGATTGTCGTCACGACATTGGCAACCGCTCCACCCACCGGTTCCGGTGCATCGCCGGCCGAAACCCCCTCAACCGGGGCTCCCCTGGTGGCCCCGCCCCCGGCCTCTGCACTGGAAAGGATTATCGATGCAATATTTTCCTTTATCTTCGCCGTGAGCGGGGCTCCCCCGATCTCCTATGAGAATTCATCCGGGACTTCCACGGGGCCCGGTGAGGGATCCCAACCGGGCGGGGGCGGATCGGACGAGAACCCCGCAGAGGTCCCCGTTGAATATACACCGGATAGCGGGACCGGGCAAGTTGTCGGTCAGCCCGTCCTGCCTGCCGGTACCGGGAACAGTACGGATCCGGGAGCAGCGCCCGCCACACCCGGGGAGGAAGGGAGGATCACCCCGTATGGCGGGCTTTACCTCGAATCACTTCCATCGGACATCAGCCTGAAGATCGACAATAAGCCTGTCACCCAGAGCCTCCCCTGCGTGGTCTACGGGCTTAAAGCAGGGAGCCACCTGGTTCGAGCGGATCTCAGTGCGGGCGGGGGCCGGCCCGGCACGGCCAGGTCCGTCCGCACCTGGGTCTACCCGGGCGCGGTGATGCCGCTCCGCCTGGACCTCATCGGGGTGCAGGAGCTTATCTCCACCCGCATCGTCACCGGGGACGGAAGTGCGGTATCGTTCACCGTCGACGGACATTACCCGGTAAGGAAGGCACCGACCGAGGTGGAGATGGGAGGGCCGGGGTCTTTCATCACCGCCCTGAAAGATGGCGCGTATCTCTCCTGTACTCCTCCTCCGGCCTACTCGGGCACCCCGCTGGTCACTATTCCGGCTGCCGGGGCGACCGGGCTCCATACGCTGGAGGTCGAGTCGTCGCCCGCAGGGGGGGAGGTGTTCATCGACGGGGTCAGGACGGAACGCACAACCCCCTGCCGGGTGGAGAACGTATCCGAGGGGCTCCACCGGGTCACCGTATCCCTGGCGGGTTACATCCCGGGAGAATCGGTCATCGACGTCCCGGTGAGCCGGGACCCGGTGGTGAAGTCCCCCGTGCGGTTTACCCTCGAACGATACCCCTGGGGCGACCTGGAAGTCCGGGGCGGTACCGAGGGCGCTGATATCTTCCTCGACGGGTTTGCCACCGGGGAGAAGACTCCGGCCACGCTCCGGTATATCCCCATAGGGGTCCACGAGGTGACGCTTCGCCTCGGGGACAGGAGCAAGGCGAGCGATGTCACAGTCAGGCCGGGGGAGTTGATCAGGTGTTCCGTAACGCTGGAGTGA
- a CDS encoding purple acid phosphatase family protein, whose product MSRVVGRTPAIPGRKRNAPLIVLLAIGLVILALPTPSAGDLPDDPAGTEWGPLITNTSPWSATIQWKTHDSVVGGVEYLPFTGGSPEGPNITVTENAACQVHRVTLRSLAPGTMYVYRLSGYPGWFTLRTFPEHGPVRFIVYGDTRGQEGWKDQELLRKSVADAIARENDIMFVVHTGDLVYDPGNASDWGEFFSLSGEFMGNTSFFPVAGNHEGNLAAYHRIFGMPDGYSFSCGDARLIVLDSNVMDAAEETAQAEWLRHELATTTGPIFVALHHPLYSSETNHYGGRQDLRESFGTLFTRAGVTAVFSAHVHAYEHYWNGGVQYFTVGTGGAPFYPLSAEKPAGHVKSLENTAGYAVVTVEDEGITVDFIRVAEVREGNVILFPPGSVAERTEIGERPGMIIPFIGIPFENGNPDGIRFPFGP is encoded by the coding sequence ATGAGCCGGGTTGTCGGTCGGACCCCCGCGATACCCGGCAGGAAGCGGAACGCACCATTGATCGTGCTCCTCGCCATAGGACTGGTGATCCTTGCCCTGCCAACTCCATCGGCCGGGGATTTGCCGGATGACCCGGCAGGGACCGAATGGGGACCCTTGATTACGAATACATCGCCGTGGTCGGCGACTATCCAGTGGAAAACCCATGACTCTGTGGTTGGGGGCGTGGAGTATCTCCCGTTCACCGGTGGATCCCCGGAAGGCCCGAACATCACCGTTACGGAGAACGCTGCCTGCCAGGTGCACCGGGTGACCCTCCGGTCTCTCGCCCCCGGAACCATGTATGTCTATCGGCTGTCCGGGTATCCGGGCTGGTTCACGCTCCGGACATTTCCTGAACACGGACCCGTACGGTTCATCGTGTACGGTGACACCCGGGGACAGGAAGGGTGGAAAGACCAGGAACTCCTCAGGAAGAGCGTTGCCGACGCCATCGCCCGTGAGAACGATATCATGTTTGTTGTCCATACCGGAGACCTGGTCTATGATCCCGGAAACGCCTCCGACTGGGGGGAGTTCTTCTCCCTGTCAGGGGAGTTCATGGGAAACACTTCGTTCTTCCCGGTGGCGGGGAACCACGAGGGCAACCTTGCCGCGTATCACCGGATCTTCGGTATGCCGGACGGGTACTCCTTCTCCTGCGGTGATGCGAGATTAATCGTGCTCGACAGTAACGTCATGGATGCCGCCGAAGAGACCGCCCAGGCGGAATGGCTTCGACACGAGCTCGCGACGACCACCGGACCGATCTTCGTCGCCCTTCACCACCCGCTCTATTCTTCCGAAACAAACCATTACGGGGGCCGGCAAGACCTCCGGGAATCATTCGGGACCCTCTTCACCCGGGCGGGAGTCACCGCGGTATTTTCCGCCCACGTCCATGCCTATGAACATTACTGGAACGGGGGGGTCCAGTATTTCACCGTGGGGACCGGGGGAGCCCCCTTCTACCCGCTTTCAGCCGAAAAGCCCGCGGGACATGTCAAGAGCCTCGAGAATACCGCAGGCTACGCGGTGGTCACTGTTGAGGATGAAGGGATAACGGTAGATTTTATCAGGGTAGCGGAAGTGCGGGAGGGGAATGTGATCCTGTTTCCACCCGGTTCCGTCGCTGAACGGACAGAGATCGGGGAGCGCCCGGGTATGATAATTCCCTTTATCGGGATCCCGTTCGAGAACGGGAATCCTGACGGGATCCGGTTCCCATTCGGTCCCTGA